One Streptomyces sp. CG4 genomic window, CACGACCGCCTAACGAGCCCCTCCGGGGGATGGGGTGTCGGACATTCGGGTGTATTTGTTGCTCGAAAGCAGTATCCGAAGGGTCCGATCGCAGCAATCGGCGAAAATGCTAATAACGGGGAAATTGCATTCCGTGAAGATAACGGAGTTCTATTAAAGGGGTGGCTGGACCGTCATGATCAGCCCACGATCCGCTCGACGGCCGCCGTCACCAGCTCCTCCCGCTCCGCCTCGGAGAGCACGTCCGGCAGGGTGAGGTGTTCGACGATCAGCCAGTTCAGGGCGAGGTAGAGCAGCTTGACGGCCGTGGCGTCGCCGGGCAGACCGGAGGCCTCGTGGTAGGCGACGTTGGCGGCGAGATCGGCGCGGACCCGCTCGGTGAGTACCGCGCGCAGCTCCGGGCGGCGGGTGGCCTCCAGTCGGAGTTCCAGCAGGGCGAGGTAGCCGGTGCGGAAGGAGGCGATCCGGCCGACGAGTTCACGCATCAGTTCCGCGTACGTCTCCCGGTCGCGGCCGGCGCTGCGCTGGCGGTCGAGCGTGGCCTCGTCGGGTTGGAGCCGCTCGTAGACGCGGGCGCCGGCCTGGGTGAGCAGCTCGTCGCGGCTGGTGAAGTAGTTGGACGCCGTACCGGGAGGCACGGCGGCCGCCCCGTCCACCGCCCGGAAGGTCAGCCCGCGTGCGCCGTCCCGCGCCAGCACCTCGATCGCGGCGTCGACGAGCGCGGCTCGCCGTTGGTCGTTGCGTCTCACCATGGCAGGTCCGGCTCCGTGTGCAGGGGGCATCGACAACCACTCCGGTCAGAGTACTCCGAGTGAAGTTGTCGGTCCGGCGGCCCTCAGTGCCTCAGCGCCCCAGCACCGGGCGGCCCAACGGCCGGGTGGCCCAGCGGCCGGGCGGCCCGGCGAGGCAAGAAAGCGTACGACTGGTCGTATAACTTTCATCGAGTGTGGCACGATGGCGGGAATGGAGAGCGAACGGCACGGTCCGGAGCCCGGCGCGGGGTGGGGCATCCTGGGTGCGGAGGGGCCCGAGGTGACCGATCTGCGGCTGGTGCGCGGTGCGCGCGCCCGGCAGCGGGTCGCCCGGCACGCCGTCGACATCGCCTCGCTGGAGGGGCTCGACGGGCTCAGCATCGGCCGGCTGGCCGCGGACCTCGGGCTGAGCAAGAGCGGTGTCCAGACGCTGTTCCGCACCAAGGAGAACCTGCAGCTGGCCGCCGCCGAGTGCGCGCACCGCGAGTTCGAGCGGAACGTGGTGCAGCCCGCGCTGGCCTTCCCGGCGGGCGCCGCCCGGCTGCGAGCGCTGACCGAGCACTGGATCACCTACGCGCAGACGCCCCTGTTCGAGGGCGGATGC contains:
- a CDS encoding TetR/AcrR family transcriptional regulator, which encodes MESERHGPEPGAGWGILGAEGPEVTDLRLVRGARARQRVARHAVDIASLEGLDGLSIGRLAADLGLSKSGVQTLFRTKENLQLAAAECAHREFERNVVQPALAFPAGAARLRALTEHWITYAQTPLFEGGCFWSANLPAYDSRPGAVRDALLAHREAWLKLIAEQLRQAVGAGDLAAPDVELAAFQLDAVCNATNIAMRLGDDGAARKVRRVVEGLLGGAH
- a CDS encoding TetR/AcrR family transcriptional regulator, which encodes MVRRNDQRRAALVDAAIEVLARDGARGLTFRAVDGAAAVPPGTASNYFTSRDELLTQAGARVYERLQPDEATLDRQRSAGRDRETYAELMRELVGRIASFRTGYLALLELRLEATRRPELRAVLTERVRADLAANVAYHEASGLPGDATAVKLLYLALNWLIVEHLTLPDVLSEAEREELVTAAVERIVG